CCAACGTTGTGTACTTTAGATTCTTCTCAGACTTTTTAACGTTTAGTACTTTGAACCAAGTAGGTAACGTAGAATCAATGGGTGGAGCTGTTAGTGCTTCATTCAAGTGGTATGACTTTGTATACTTCATAGATACGTTAGTTTACTTATTCATTTTAATATTTAAAACGAAATGGTTAGACACTAAAGCATTTAGTAAGAAATTTGTTCCTGTTGTTATGGCGGCATCAGTAGCACTATTCTTCTTAAACTTAGCTTTTGCTGAAACAGACAGACCTGAATTGTTAACACGTACATTTGACCATAAATATTTAGTTAAATATTTAGGACCATATAACTTCACAGTATATGATGGTGTGAAAACAATCGAAAATAATCAACAAAAAGCACTGGCATCTGAAGATGATTTAACAAAAGTATTGAATTATACTAAACAACGTCAAACAGAACCAAACCCAGAATATTATGGGGCAGCTAAGAAGAAAAACATCATTAAGATACATTTAGAAAGTTTCCAAACATTCTTAATTAATAAGAAAGTTAATGGTAAAGAAGTAACACCGTTTTTAAATAAACTATCAAGCGGGAAAGAACAGTTTACTTATTTCCCTAATTTCTTCCATCAAACAGGACAAGGTAAAACATCCGACTCTGAGTTTACAATGGATAATAGTTTATATGGTTTACCACAAGGTTCTGCTTATTCACTAAAAGGTGATAATACGTATCAGTCACTACCAGCAATTTTAGATCAAAAGCAAGGTTATAAATCTGATGTAATGCATGGTGACTATAAAACATTCTGGAACAGAGACCAAGTATACAAACACTTTGGTATAGACAAGTTTTATGATGCAACATATTATGATATGTCAGACAAAAATGTTGTTAATTTAGGCTTGAAAGATAAAATCTTCTTCAAAGATTCAGCGAATTATCAAGCTAAAATGAAATCACCGTTTTATTCACATTTAATTACATTAACAAATCATTATCCTTTCACATTAGATGAAAAGGATGCAACGATTGAGAAACCTAATACAGGTGATGCGACGGTAGACGGATATATTCAAACTGCACGTTATCTAGACGAAGCTTTAGAAGAATATATCAATGACTTGAAGAAAAAAGGTTTATATGACAACTCTGTAATTATGATTTACGGTGACCATTATGGTATTTCTGAAAATCATAATAATGCAATGGAAAAACTATTAGGCGAGAAAATTACACCAGCGAAATTTACAGATTTAAACAGAACTGGTTTCTGGATTAAAATCCCAGGAAAATCTGGTGGTATCAACAACGAATATGCTGGACAAGTAGATGTAATGCCAACAATTCTACATTTAGCTGGTATTGATTCTAAAAACTACTTAATGTTTGGTACTGATTTATTCTCTAAAGATCATAATCAAGTTGTACCATTCAGAAATGGTGACTTTATAACGAAAGATTATAAATATGTTAATGGTAAAATTTATTCAAATAAAAATAATGAACTATTAACTACTAAACCAGCTGACTTTGAAAAGAATAAAAAGCAAGTTGAAAAAGATCTCGAAATGAGTGACAACGTGCTTAATGGTGACTTGTTTAGATTTTACAAAAATCCAGACTTCAAAAAGGTAAATCCTTCGAAGTATAAATATGAAACTGGGCCAAAAGCAAACTCTAAAAAATAATATAATTTCAACCCGAATTGATTTATTATCAATTCGGGTTTTGTCTTATTTAGAGCCGATAAAATAGACATGATGAATATCTTCTTAGTAAGTGTTTGTTTATTTTAATGAATAAGAGGTTGAGTCATAAAGCTTTTGTGCTCTGGGAAACCGATTAACGGCGTTCCAAAAGCAGGATTTTCGTCAGAAACTTTCACGATTCGACAAAATTTAGAAAACAATTTTGCTCATCGTTCGGTTCTGCTCAAATCCTAAACGCTTTTGTCCCGACCTAGTTTTTATTGGAAGCTACTTAATGGTATCGATTTCATTTAAATTGAAAAAGGTGTATAATATATAGAACTGATTTAAGAACGTATAGATTTTATTAGATAAAGGAAGATGGGTATGGAAGCATATAAAATTGAACATTTAAATAAATCATATGCCGATAAAATTATTTTCGATAACCTTGATTTATCAATATCAGAAGGTGAAAAAATTGGTCTAGTCGGTATAAACGGTACAGGTAAAAGTACGTTATTAAAAGTAATTGGTGGTATTGATGATGATTTTACTGCCAATGTAATGCATCCAAACCAATATCGAATTCGATATTCGTCTCAAAAACAGGACTTAGATGATGAGTTGACTGTTTTCAATGCAGTATTAAGCTCTGATACAACAACATTAAGAATCATTAAGCAATATGAACAAGCAGTTCAAGCTTATTCTGTTAATCAAAGTGATCAATTATTTAAGAGAATGATGGACGCGCAAGATGCTATGGATCAACATGATGCATGGGACTATAATGCTGAAATTAAAACCATTTTATCAAAATTAGGTATTCATGATACGACTAAGCAAATTAAGGAATTATCGGGTGGACAACAAAAACGTGTTGTTCTGGCTAAAACGTTAATTGAACAACCAGACTTATTGTTATTAGATGAGCTGACGAACCATTTAGATTTTGAATCAATTAATTGGTTAATTAACTACGTAAAGCAATATCCACACACTGTATTATTTGTAACGCATGATAGATACTTTTTAAATGAAGTCTCTACCAGAATTATAGAGCTAAAAAGAGGAAAAATAGAAACATATCCAGGTAATTATGAATTCTATATT
This is a stretch of genomic DNA from Staphylococcus roterodami. It encodes these proteins:
- the ltaS gene encoding polyglycerol-phosphate lipoteichoic acid synthase LtaS, producing MSSQKKKISLFAFFLLTVITITLKTYFSYYVDFSLGVKGLVQNLILLMNPYSLVALILSVFLFFKGKKAFWFMFIGGFLLTFLLYANVVYFRFFSDFLTFSTLNQVGNVESMGGAVSASFKWYDFVYFIDTLVYLFILIFKTKWLDTKAFSKKFVPVVMAASVALFFLNLAFAETDRPELLTRTFDHKYLVKYLGPYNFTVYDGVKTIENNQQKALASEDDLTKVLNYTKQRQTEPNPEYYGAAKKKNIIKIHLESFQTFLINKKVNGKEVTPFLNKLSSGKEQFTYFPNFFHQTGQGKTSDSEFTMDNSLYGLPQGSAYSLKGDNTYQSLPAILDQKQGYKSDVMHGDYKTFWNRDQVYKHFGIDKFYDATYYDMSDKNVVNLGLKDKIFFKDSANYQAKMKSPFYSHLITLTNHYPFTLDEKDATIEKPNTGDATVDGYIQTARYLDEALEEYINDLKKKGLYDNSVIMIYGDHYGISENHNNAMEKLLGEKITPAKFTDLNRTGFWIKIPGKSGGINNEYAGQVDVMPTILHLAGIDSKNYLMFGTDLFSKDHNQVVPFRNGDFITKDYKYVNGKIYSNKNNELLTTKPADFEKNKKQVEKDLEMSDNVLNGDLFRFYKNPDFKKVNPSKYKYETGPKANSKK